The nucleotide sequence CGATCACGATGTTCATGCGTTCTTTTATGGCAGTGTCCGTCGTCATGATTACATGTATCCATCTTTGCGTAACTGTTCCATGCCTCGGCCTTCATCTTGTGCGCGACCGGCACGTTCGGCCACCTTGGTATTGCGTAATTCGATGATAACCTCATCCACATTTTTAGAGGTGGAATCGATCGGATAGGT is from Nitrospiraceae bacterium and encodes:
- a CDS encoding sulfate adenylyltransferase; the protein is TYPIDSTSKNVDEVIIELRNTKVAERAGRAQDEGRGMEQLRKDGYM